In Terriglobales bacterium, the sequence GGGATCGGAGCGGTCGGGCTCGAAGGCGGCGACCACCGTGCTCGGGCCGACGAAGCGCGCGATATCGTCGACGTGGCCGTGAGTGTCGTCGCCGGCAATGCCCCGATTCAGCCAGACGGTCTTCCTGACCCCCAGGTACTCGGAAATGACCTCCTCCAGTTGGGAGCGGGTGAGGCCGGGATTCCGCGCCTGCTCGGGGGAGAGCATGCACTCTTCTGTGGTGAGCAGGGCGCCGCGGCCGTTGACCTCGATGCTGCCGCCTTCCAGCACGATGCGCCGGCCGTCGCTGGCGGGCTGCACCCGCCGCAGCTTGAAGCGGGCCGCGATGCGGGCCGGCAGCTTGTCGTCCAGGCGCCAGTCGTCGTACTTGGCCCAAGCGTTGAAGCGCCAATCGAGCGCGGTGAGCCGCTTGCCGTCGGAGACAAATATGGCCCCGCTGTCGCGCAGCCACCCGCGGTTGGTCGGCCAGGTGAAGAAGTCCACGTTGTCGAGCGACAAGTGGGCCCGGACCAGGACCTTGCGGGCGTCCTCCCGCGCATCGGCGCTGTCGACGATGAGCAGTACGCGCTCGACCGCCGCGATGTGGCGCACGATCTCGGCATAGACCCAGGGGATGGGCACAAACTTGCCCGGCCAGTCCGTCTTGTTATGTGGCCAGGCGAGCCAGGTTCCGTAGTGGGGCTCCCACTCGGCGGGCATGCGGAAGACGTTGCGCGTTTCGCGTTTCACGTTGCGTGTCGGGCTCAGTCGAGGAAACGATTGGTGATCGGGGCGTAGGCGTCCACCCGGCGGTCGCGCAGGAAGGGCCAGTTGCGGCGGACCTCTTCGAGCTTCTTCAAGTCCACCTCCCCGACCAGGACTTCTTCCTTGTCGTGGGAGCCTTCCGCGATCACGGTGCCGAAAGCGTCGCACAGGAACGACCCGCCCCAGAAATCCAGGCCCTCGCCGGGAGCCGATTGCCCCCGGATGTTGCCGGTCTCATGCCCGACCCGGTTCACCACTGCCACGTAAACACCGTTGGCGATGGCGTGGGCGCGCTGGATCGTCCTCCAGGCATCGTGCTGCGCCTTGCCAAACTCCTGCTTTTCTCCCGGATGCCAGCCGATCGCGGTGGGATAGAAGAGAACATTCGCTCCCTGCAGGGCGGTCAGGCGCGCTCCTTCCGGATACCACTGGTCCCAGCAGACGAGCGTCCCCAGGCGCGTGATTTGGGTGTCGAATACCTTGAAACCCAGGTCGCCGGGCGTGAAGTAGAACTTTTCGTAGTAGAGCGGGTCGTCGGGGATGTGCATCTTGCGATAGAGGCCCTTCAGGGTGCCGTCGCTGTCCAGGACTGCCGCCGTGTTGTGATAGACCCCCCGCGCGCGCTTCTCGAAGACCGAAGCGATGACCGCCACCTTGGCTTGCCGCGCCAGCTCCGCCATGGCCTGGGTCGTAGGACCGGGGATGGGTTCCGCAAGATCGAACAAGGCCGCGTCTTCCCGCTGGCAGAAATACTGGGTCCGGAACAGCTCCGGCAAGCAGACGATGTGAGCGCCGCGACCGGCGGCGTCGCGCACAAAGTCGCAGGCGCGTCGCAGGTTCTCGTCCGGGTCAGGGCCGCAGGACATCTGGATGAGGCCGACCTTGAATCTTTCCAGCATCGCGCCGGTAGGATAGCAGTCGCCAGTCGTCAGTCGCCAGTCGTCAGCAACATCATTGACGCGGATGATGGCGGCAAGTTAGTTTTCTACGTTCCATTCCGTGCACAACTTGAGGTGCTCTTGAAGAAATCCCAAGGCTCGGGAATCGAGCGCAAGCTGCACGATCCCAAGAAGGACAAGCTCAGCCCGGTGTATCCCCTGGATCTGCGGAAGACAGGGAGCATCGACGACTTGGTGCGGGCGATGGCCGACACCGCCTTCACCGGACGCCAGCTGGGCGAGGCGGCCGACGTGCTGGAAGCCATGGCGCGCGACGAGGATTGCTTCGTGGTGATGACCCTGGCCGGGGCCATGACCGTCGCCAAGCAGGGGCTGATCATCACCGACCTCATCGAGCACGGCATCGTGAACGCCATCGTTTCTACCGGAGCATTGATGGCGCACGGCCTGGTCGAGGCCACCGGATGCGAGCACTTCCGCTACGACCCCAGGATGAACGACGTCGAGCTGTACGAGGCGGGTTACAACCGCGTCTACGACACCCTGGAGCCGGAGACCAACCTCAACCACGTGGAAGCGGTCTTCGGCGAAGTGCTGAAGAAGTGGGACCCGAAGGAAGTCGCCTGCTCCTACAAGCTGAATCGGGCGATCGGAGAACACCTGTATTGCACGACCAAGGCGCGCGGCATCTTGAAGTCGGCCTACGAGAAGAGTGTCCCGGTGTTCGTGCCCGCATTCACCGATTCGGAGTTGGGCCTGGACTTTGCGCTGCATAACATCGAGCTGCGCGGGAAGAGAAAACCCGAGATCCCGTTCAACCCGTTCCTCGATCTCGAATATTTCGCGGACACGCTGCTCAAGCAGAAACGGCTTGGCATTTTCACCATCGGGGGCGGCGTGCCGCGGAACTGGGCGCAGCAGTTCGGGCCCTTCATCGAGCTGCGCCACCGTCGCGGGGGCGAGGACGTCCCGCTCAAGCGCTACCACTACGGGCTGCGCATCTGTCCCGAGCCGGTGTACTGGGGCGGCCTCTCCGGCAGCCCCTACAGCGAGGCCATCTCCTGGGGCAAGTTCGTACCCCCGCAGGAGGGCGGACGCTTCGGCGAGGTCTTCCTGGACGCCACCGTCGGCCTGCCCATCATCGTGGCAGCGGTGCTGGAGCGGCTGGGGAAGAAGTAAGGACCCCGTCTCGTCAGGCGTACGGGTAGAAGAGAAAAAACAGCAGGGATAATCCCGCCAGAACCCATAGCCCCGACTTCACTTCACGGCTGCGGCCGGCCACCACCTTGAACAGCGGGTAGAGCACGAAGCCGGCCGTGATCCCGATGCCGATGTTGTAGGTAAAGCTCATCAGGCCGACCACCGCGAAGGCGGGGATCAACTCGCTGTAATCGTGAAAATCAATGCGGGTAATGGGGGCGAGCATCAGCAGGCCCACGATGATCAGCGCCGGCCCGAAAGCCTGGGCCGGGATGGCCGCCACGAACGGCGAGAAAAAGAGCGCCAGGGCGAAGCAGGCGGCGGTGACGAGGGCGGTCAGGCCGGTGCGTCCGCCGGCTTCGACGCCCGTGGCCGATTCGATGTAGGCGCCGGAGGTGGTCGTGCCCACCAGGGGGGCGAAGGTGGTGGCCAGCGCGTCGGCCAGCATAGGGCGCTCGATCTGCGGGAGATTTCCGTGCTCGTCGAGGAAGCCGGCGCGGGCCGAGACGCCGATCAGCGTGCCCATCGTGTCCACGAACGACATCACCAGGATGGTGAGCACCACCGGGAAGAAGCTCCAGCTCAGGAGGCCGCGCAGATCCAGCTTTAGCAGGATGGGCGCCGGATTGGGCGGCAGGCTGAGCAGCGCGTGTGGCGGAGCCGCAATACCGGTGGCAAACGCCAGCACCGACGTGATCACCACGCCGATCAGGATGGCGCCGGTCACCCGCCGCATCATCAGCGCGGCAATCACGATGAAGCCGACGATGGCGAGGAGGACGGGCAGGGAAGTCAGGTGACCGGCTTTCACCGGCGCGCCCGGGACGCCTAGCGCCACGATGCCGGTCTCATTCAGGCCTACGAAAGTCATGAACAGCCCGATGCCGACCGCGAAGCTGTAGCGCAGGCCCGGCGGGACGGCGTCTACCAGCCATTGGCGGACCCGCAGCAGCGTCAGCAGGATGAACAGCACGCCGGCCACGAACACTGCGCCCAGCGCCTTTTGCCAGGGGAACCCCAGCACCTGGCAGACGGTGAAGGCGATGAACGCGTTCTCGCCCATGTAGGGCGCGATGGCGAACGGCCGGTTGGCGTAAAGGCCCATGATCAGGGACCCGAAGATGGCGGTCAGAATGGTAGCGACCATCGAGGGTTCGGCGGGGATACCTGCGGTCTTGAGGATGGCGGGGTTCACCACGACGATGTAGGACATCGTCAGAAAAGTGGTGATCCCGGCCGTGATCTCACGACGAAGGTTGGTGCCGTGCCGCTCGAATCCGAAATAGCGTGAGATGGGATCGGTGATTTGCAATTTGTAATTTGTAAAGTTGAAAGTCTCCGCTCTCGAAACACTCAACTTTGCAAATTACAAATTACAACTTCGACTTCAGTCGAAGATCAGGATCGCCGCCGCGATGACCGTGGTCCAGCGGCCGCGCTTGTCGCCCACCGCCGACTGGGTGATGTTCATGGTGCGCACGATCTTGTTGGAGATGCGGTAGATCTCCTTCTTCTCGTCCCAGGAGCGGTCGGGATCGAACTCGACGTCCAGGGTGGTGGCCAGCATCTCGGCGGCCAGTTCTTCGGCGTAGTCACCGGCGACGTCGTCAGTCTCGCCGAAGGAGTGGTGCTCGCTCAGGTAGCCGTAGGTGGAGCGGTCGGCCGGGATGGCCACGCCGATGCTCGACGCCACCAGGCGGTGCGGCTCGCGGGTGGAGTTCTCCGCCACCACGGCGAAGACCACCTCGCCGGGGCTGAGGTACTTGAGGCCGTCCTTACGGGCGGTCAGCTTGCAGTGCGGGGGAAAGATGGAGGAAACGCGGACCAGGTTCTGCGCGGCGATCCCGGCGTCCCGCAGCGCCAACTCGAAAGAGGTCAGCCGCTCCTTGTGTTTTCCCACCCCCTTGGTGAGAAACAGCCGCTTGGGGACCATGTCTTTTCCCAATTCGAACACCCTCCGCTAGCGCACAAAATCTGAGGCAGAACGCAAGAATGTAACACAAGCGCAATCGCCGCGCGAAAGGGAACTGTTAAGGGGCGGTTACAGGGCTGATTTTACGTCCGGCTTCAGCTTCACCGCGATGTCGATGAAGGCCAGCGCGGCCCGGCTGAGGGCCTTGTCCTTGCGGAAGACCAGACCGAGGTCGCGCTTGATGTGGGCGTCGGCGATGGCGAGCGCGGCCAGCAGGCCCAGCTGCGCCTCTTCCTTGACGTTGGAGCGGGCGATGAAGCCGATCCCCACGCCGGCCGCCACGAAGCGCTTCAGGATCTCGCTGGAGTCCAGCTCCATGGAGATATTGGGCTTCAGGCGGCGCTCATCGAAGAGGGCATCGATGGCGTCGCGGGTGCGCCCGCGCTGCGGCAGCAGCAGCGGGCACTGGACCACGTCGGCGATGGCCACCGACTTGCCCTTGGCCAGCGGATGGCGGGGCGCGCAGATCACCACCAGCTCGTCCTTGTGGATGGGGACCACGGTCAAGCGGGTGTCGTTCACCGGCAGGGAGACGACTCCGAAGTCCACCGAGTTGTCCACGATGTTCTCCAGCACCTTGGAGCTTTCCGAGCGCTTCACGGTAATGGCGACCCCGCCGTACTGGCGTTTGAACTCGGCGAACACCTCCGGCAGGACGTACAGGCAGGTCCCTTCGTTGGCCCCCACGATGATCTCGCCCCGGGGCTCGCGTTCCATCTCCCCCAGGGCAGTGATGAGGCGGCGGCGGGCGTCGAGGGCTTCTTCCGCATACTTCTGAAAGAGCTTGCCGGCGGCGGTAAGCGCCACCTTGCCGCCGGAGCGGTCGAAGAGCTTGGCCCCGACCTCCTCCTCGATGGCCCGGATCTGGGCGGAGATGGCGGGCTGAGTGCGGAAACGACGTTCCGCCGCCCGGGAGAACGAATGATGCCGGGCCACCTCCAGGAATGTCTCAAGCTGATCGAAGTCCATAGTGTGTACTCAGTGGACGGCGGGTTCGGCCAGAGTGCTTGGGCCGTAATAACGGTAATGCCCGGTGACGCGCCAATGGAACAGCACATCTTCCACCTGCGGTCCTTGTCCGATGTTATGCACCACCATATAGCGGCCCGATGGCCCCCGCCGGTCCACCACCATGCCAATATGGTCCACCCCTCCCCCGAGATCCCAGGTGACGATATCGGCGGGCGTATAGTCATCCGGGCTCGAAGACTTGGCCAGCACCCGCCCCTTGCGAGAGAAGAAAACCATGAGATTGGGGACGCGGCGATGGTCAATATTGCTGTCGGGCCGCCGGCGAGGCGGGCTCCCGCGTCGCGGGTAGGCCGAGGGGTGCGCCACAATGTCCTCGTGCACCTCCTTCTGCAGATCGATCCCGACAGCCCGGTAGATGCGCACAATCTCGTCGGTGCAAACTCCGGTATCGGCCGGTACGTCGCCCCCCGGATAGGCAATGCGGACGTACCTTCCGTCATAGCGGACCTGATGGCCAGTACGCTCCAAGCCGGCCTCGACCAGCTTGCGGACCAGCACCCGACGCGGTGCTTGACCGAGCGCGCCTGTAGCCAGCAGGGCGACGACGAGCAAGCCGCACCCCGACCAGAATCGTCCACAGGTTGGGGCTTTTACGGCGGGATCCTGTGGTTCCGTGGTGCGTTTCTGGGAATAACGGGAGCTTATCGGCCCCATAAAAAGTATGAATTTCCCCACCGGCCAAGCGCCACGTAAGCTGCAGTGTCCCGGGGAAATCGAGAGGATTGTAGTGTACCCGGGCCCCGGTGAAGCGGGAATTCTGCCGGAAGCTGGCTTTAACCTCTTCCAGTTCTTGAACTTTGCCCGGTAAGCGACGTAACCACAGCACTTTCCAAGACTTTGCGCGAAGCGCAAAAGGAGCGAAGAATGGCAACTCCCAAGGACGTAATGGAGTTCGTGAAGAAGAATGGAGTGAAGTTGCTCGACCTGCGCTTCACCGACCTTCCCGGACTCTGGCACCACGTCTCCTACCCCATCGACCAGTTCAGCGAGGACTCGTTCGAGGAAGGGTTCGGCATGGACGGCTCCTCGATCCGTGGCTGGGCCGCCATCCACGAGAGCGATATGCTGCTCATCCCCGACCCGGCCTGGTTCATGCTCGACCCCTTCACCGAGGTGCCGACCCTGGTGATGGTGGCCGACGTCATCGATCCGGTCACCAAGCAGCGCTACGACCGTGACCCCCGCTACATCGCCAAGAAGGCGGAGATGTACCTGGCTTCGACCGGCATCGCCGACACCTGCTACATGGGCGCCGAGGCCGAGTTCTTCATCTTCGATAACATCCGCTTCGACCAGAAGGAGAACCAGGGCTTCTACTTCATCGACGCCGAAGAAGGGCGCTGGAACTCGGGCCGGCTGGAGAACAACCTGGGCTACCGTCCGCGCTACAAGGAAGGCTACTTCCCGGTGCCTCCGACCGACCATTACCAGGACCTGCGCAGCGAGATGGTGATGACCATGCAGCAGGCGGGGATGGAGGTCGAGTGCCACCACCACGAAGTCGCCACCGGCGGGCAGACCGAGATCGACCTGAAGTTCGACAAGCTGGTGATCTCCGCCGACCACATGATGCTCTACAAGTACATCGTGCGGAACGTGGCCAACCAGTACGTCAAGACCGTCACCTTCATGCCCAAGCCGCTCTTCCAGGACAACGGCAGCGGCATGCACACCCACCAGTCGCTGTGGAAGGGCGGCAAGCCGCTCTTCGCCGGCGACGGCTACGCGGGATTGTCGCAACTGGCGCTGTGGTACATCGGCGGGCTGATCAAGCACGGCCCCGC encodes:
- a CDS encoding NCS2 family permease; its protein translation is MQITDPISRYFGFERHGTNLRREITAGITTFLTMSYIVVVNPAILKTAGIPAEPSMVATILTAIFGSLIMGLYANRPFAIAPYMGENAFIAFTVCQVLGFPWQKALGAVFVAGVLFILLTLLRVRQWLVDAVPPGLRYSFAVGIGLFMTFVGLNETGIVALGVPGAPVKAGHLTSLPVLLAIVGFIVIAALMMRRVTGAILIGVVITSVLAFATGIAAPPHALLSLPPNPAPILLKLDLRGLLSWSFFPVVLTILVMSFVDTMGTLIGVSARAGFLDEHGNLPQIERPMLADALATTFAPLVGTTTSGAYIESATGVEAGGRTGLTALVTAACFALALFFSPFVAAIPAQAFGPALIIVGLLMLAPITRIDFHDYSELIPAFAVVGLMSFTYNIGIGITAGFVLYPLFKVVAGRSREVKSGLWVLAGLSLLFFLFYPYA
- a CDS encoding agmatine deiminase family protein: MKRETRNVFRMPAEWEPHYGTWLAWPHNKTDWPGKFVPIPWVYAEIVRHIAAVERVLLIVDSADAREDARKVLVRAHLSLDNVDFFTWPTNRGWLRDSGAIFVSDGKRLTALDWRFNAWAKYDDWRLDDKLPARIAARFKLRRVQPASDGRRIVLEGGSIEVNGRGALLTTEECMLSPEQARNPGLTRSQLEEVISEYLGVRKTVWLNRGIAGDDTHGHVDDIARFVGPSTVVAAFEPDRSDPNHEPLQENFEILRRATDQDGHALQVIKLPMPAPVWFDRQRLPASYANFYICNQRVLVPTFNDPNDRLALNILADAMPDRQVVPIYCGDLVLGLGTLHCMTQQHPAGG
- a CDS encoding carbon-nitrogen hydrolase; amino-acid sequence: MLERFKVGLIQMSCGPDPDENLRRACDFVRDAAGRGAHIVCLPELFRTQYFCQREDAALFDLAEPIPGPTTQAMAELARQAKVAVIASVFEKRARGVYHNTAAVLDSDGTLKGLYRKMHIPDDPLYYEKFYFTPGDLGFKVFDTQITRLGTLVCWDQWYPEGARLTALQGANVLFYPTAIGWHPGEKQEFGKAQHDAWRTIQRAHAIANGVYVAVVNRVGHETGNIRGQSAPGEGLDFWGGSFLCDAFGTVIAEGSHDKEEVLVGEVDLKKLEEVRRNWPFLRDRRVDAYAPITNRFLD
- the glnA gene encoding type I glutamate--ammonia ligase; amino-acid sequence: MATPKDVMEFVKKNGVKLLDLRFTDLPGLWHHVSYPIDQFSEDSFEEGFGMDGSSIRGWAAIHESDMLLIPDPAWFMLDPFTEVPTLVMVADVIDPVTKQRYDRDPRYIAKKAEMYLASTGIADTCYMGAEAEFFIFDNIRFDQKENQGFYFIDAEEGRWNSGRLENNLGYRPRYKEGYFPVPPTDHYQDLRSEMVMTMQQAGMEVECHHHEVATGGQTEIDLKFDKLVISADHMMLYKYIVRNVANQYVKTVTFMPKPLFQDNGSGMHTHQSLWKGGKPLFAGDGYAGLSQLALWYIGGLIKHGPALAAIIAPTTNSYKRLVPGFEAPVNLAYSRRNRSAACRIPMYSASPKAKRVEFRPPDPSCNPYMAFAAMMMAGLDGVENKIDPGQPLDKDIYDLGPEELAKVPSMPGSLAEALDALEADHQFLLKGDVFTEELLGTYISYKRDKEEAAVRLRPHPYEFALYYDI
- a CDS encoding DUF1287 domain-containing protein; the protein is MLVVALLATGALGQAPRRVLVRKLVEAGLERTGHQVRYDGRYVRIAYPGGDVPADTGVCTDEIVRIYRAVGIDLQKEVHEDIVAHPSAYPRRGSPPRRRPDSNIDHRRVPNLMVFFSRKGRVLAKSSSPDDYTPADIVTWDLGGGVDHIGMVVDRRGPSGRYMVVHNIGQGPQVEDVLFHWRVTGHYRYYGPSTLAEPAVH
- a CDS encoding deoxyhypusine synthase family protein, with the translated sequence MKKSQGSGIERKLHDPKKDKLSPVYPLDLRKTGSIDDLVRAMADTAFTGRQLGEAADVLEAMARDEDCFVVMTLAGAMTVAKQGLIITDLIEHGIVNAIVSTGALMAHGLVEATGCEHFRYDPRMNDVELYEAGYNRVYDTLEPETNLNHVEAVFGEVLKKWDPKEVACSYKLNRAIGEHLYCTTKARGILKSAYEKSVPVFVPAFTDSELGLDFALHNIELRGKRKPEIPFNPFLDLEYFADTLLKQKRLGIFTIGGGVPRNWAQQFGPFIELRHRRGGEDVPLKRYHYGLRICPEPVYWGGLSGSPYSEAISWGKFVPPQEGGRFGEVFLDATVGLPIIVAAVLERLGKK
- a CDS encoding LysR family transcriptional regulator, with product MDFDQLETFLEVARHHSFSRAAERRFRTQPAISAQIRAIEEEVGAKLFDRSGGKVALTAAGKLFQKYAEEALDARRRLITALGEMEREPRGEIIVGANEGTCLYVLPEVFAEFKRQYGGVAITVKRSESSKVLENIVDNSVDFGVVSLPVNDTRLTVVPIHKDELVVICAPRHPLAKGKSVAIADVVQCPLLLPQRGRTRDAIDALFDERRLKPNISMELDSSEILKRFVAAGVGIGFIARSNVKEEAQLGLLAALAIADAHIKRDLGLVFRKDKALSRAALAFIDIAVKLKPDVKSAL
- a CDS encoding arginine decarboxylase, pyruvoyl-dependent, which translates into the protein MVPKRLFLTKGVGKHKERLTSFELALRDAGIAAQNLVRVSSIFPPHCKLTARKDGLKYLSPGEVVFAVVAENSTREPHRLVASSIGVAIPADRSTYGYLSEHHSFGETDDVAGDYAEELAAEMLATTLDVEFDPDRSWDEKKEIYRISNKIVRTMNITQSAVGDKRGRWTTVIAAAILIFD